One segment of Salvelinus alpinus chromosome 1, SLU_Salpinus.1, whole genome shotgun sequence DNA contains the following:
- the LOC139577808 gene encoding UBA-like domain-containing protein 1 has protein sequence MDDLKHQVMINQFVLTAGCAADQAKQFLQAAHWQFETALSAFFQETNIPYSHHHQMMHTPANTPATPPNFPDALAMFSRLKASESFNGSSPIASMATSPPQVNWAMGPSAPGQTQQGLWTSGQLPSQVPPPGWPQAVTQQDSSEQASVTMEAER, from the exons ATGGATGATCTAAAGCACCAAGTTATGATAAATCAGTTCGTCCTGACTGCTGGATGCGCAGCAGACCAAGCGAAACAGTTTCTACAAGCCGCACATTGGCAGTTCGAG ACTGCATTAAGTGCCTTTTTTCAAGAAACCAATATTCCATACAGTCACCATCATCAAATG ATGCACACTCCAGCCAACACACCAGCAACACCTCCCAACTTCCCAGATGCCCTGGCCATGTTCTCCCGCCTCAAGGCCTCAGAGAGCTTCAACGGCAGCAGTCCCATAGCCTCCATGGCGACCTCTCCTCCTCAGGTCAACTGGGCCATGGGCCCTTCTGCTCCAGGTCAGACCCAGCAGGGCCTGTGGACTTCTGGGCAGCTGCCCTCTCAGGTGCCTCCCCCTGGGTGGCCCCAAGCCGTCACTCAGCAGGACTCCAGTGAACAGGCCAGCGTCACCATGGAGGCAGAGAGATGA